Proteins from one Hemiscyllium ocellatum isolate sHemOce1 chromosome 8, sHemOce1.pat.X.cur, whole genome shotgun sequence genomic window:
- the zfyve21 gene encoding zinc finger FYVE domain-containing protein 21 isoform X2 yields MAATADGKKLVRSPSGLRMVPVNGAFNSPFSLDEPQWVPDKECPRCMQCEAKFDFLTRKHHCRRCGKCFCDKCCSKKVPLPRMYFIDPVRHCAECALISQKEYEFFDKQIKVLINGATFLVTLGSLEKGETMDCRLSNNHRYLYLDGANHVEIEVPRIIRVQVLTEGFTPGEKDIHTYTSLLENPYITEGGNTHATGMLVQYKTLGSQELKQLKLSASDDFSSNKKVSVGWLAAMHKAAKLLYESRDQ; encoded by the exons ATGGCGGCCACGGCAGATGGGAAGAAATTGGTACGTAGTCCGAGTGGACTTCGCATGGTGCCGGTAAACGGGGCATTCAATAGCCCTTTCTCGCTCGATGAACCTCAGTGGGTTCCAGATAAAGAG TGTCCCAGGTGTATGCAGTGTGAAGCAAAATTTGACTTTCTTACCAGAAAA CATCACTGTAGGAGATGTGGAAAATGCTTCTGTGacaaatgttgcagtaaaaaagTACCTCTTCCACGAATGTACTTCATAGATCCAGTTCGGCATTGTGCTGAATGTGCTCTGATCTCCCAGAAGGAGTATGAGTTTTTTGACAAACAGATCAAGGTGCTGATAAATG GAGCTACATTCCTTGTAACTTTGGGTTCCTTGGAGAAAGGTGAAACAATGGATTGTCGACTATCAAACAACCACAG GTACCTGTATCTGGATGGAGCAAATCATGTTGAAATTGAGGTTCCACGAATTATAAGAGTTCAAGTGCTAACTGAAGGTTTTACTCCTGGAG AGAAAGATATTCACACTTACACCAGCCTACTGGAGAATCCGTACATTACAGAAG GAGGTAATACACATGCCACAGGGATGCTGGTCCAGTACAAAACCTTGGGTTCCCAGGAACTAAAACAGCTGAAGTTGAGTGCATCTGATGACTTCAGTAGTAACAAGAAAGTGTCTGTTGGTTGGTTGGCTGCTATGCATAAG GCTGCCAAGCTTCTGTATGAATCAAGAGACCAATAA
- the zfyve21 gene encoding zinc finger FYVE domain-containing protein 21 isoform X1 has protein sequence MAATADGKKLVRSPSGLRMVPVNGAFNSPFSLDEPQWVPDKECPRCMQCEAKFDFLTRKHHCRRCGKCFCDKCCSKKVPLPRMYFIDPVRHCAECALISQKEYEFFDKQIKVLINGATFLVTLGSLEKGETMDCRLSNNHRYLYLDGANHVEIEVPRIIRVQVLTEGFTPGGGNTHATGMLVQYKTLGSQELKQLKLSASDDFSSNKKVSVGWLAAMHKAAKLLYESRDQ, from the exons ATGGCGGCCACGGCAGATGGGAAGAAATTGGTACGTAGTCCGAGTGGACTTCGCATGGTGCCGGTAAACGGGGCATTCAATAGCCCTTTCTCGCTCGATGAACCTCAGTGGGTTCCAGATAAAGAG TGTCCCAGGTGTATGCAGTGTGAAGCAAAATTTGACTTTCTTACCAGAAAA CATCACTGTAGGAGATGTGGAAAATGCTTCTGTGacaaatgttgcagtaaaaaagTACCTCTTCCACGAATGTACTTCATAGATCCAGTTCGGCATTGTGCTGAATGTGCTCTGATCTCCCAGAAGGAGTATGAGTTTTTTGACAAACAGATCAAGGTGCTGATAAATG GAGCTACATTCCTTGTAACTTTGGGTTCCTTGGAGAAAGGTGAAACAATGGATTGTCGACTATCAAACAACCACAG GTACCTGTATCTGGATGGAGCAAATCATGTTGAAATTGAGGTTCCACGAATTATAAGAGTTCAAGTGCTAACTGAAGGTTTTACTCCTGGAG GAGGTAATACACATGCCACAGGGATGCTGGTCCAGTACAAAACCTTGGGTTCCCAGGAACTAAAACAGCTGAAGTTGAGTGCATCTGATGACTTCAGTAGTAACAAGAAAGTGTCTGTTGGTTGGTTGGCTGCTATGCATAAG GCTGCCAAGCTTCTGTATGAATCAAGAGACCAATAA
- the xrcc3 gene encoding DNA repair protein XRCC3 isoform X2 — protein sequence MLGEPAMDWSHLDLNPKVVAAVKRALQIFNGECPFPTQKRKLSMGCPVMDSLLGGGIPLMGITEIVGESSAGKTQICMQLSLSVQFPCSYGGQDAGAVYICTEDTFPNKRLQELIAFQSMLRTDVPPDVVNNIKFGNNIFIEHVADVESLNHCISKRLPILLSRGLIRLVVIDSIAALFRCEFGVSDSIAKAKYLQKIGAMLHHLSHQFSSPVICINQIADVVNDSHLAQGNFGLLDKKVLPALGVTWSNQLLMRLMVSRTQLCVEGKFPDNKACILNSGTVLRRMEIIFAPHLPQSFCNYIICKEGVRGIRKIGL from the exons ATGCTGGGGGAGCCCGCGATGGACTGGAGTCACTTAGATCTGAATCCTAAAGTGGTGGCTGCCGTTAAGCGAG CCCTGCAAATATTCAATGGAGAATGTCCTTTTCCAACCCAGAAGCGAAAACTTAGCATGGGTTGTCCAGTCATGGACTCACTACTTGGAGGTGGAATCCCATTAATGGGAATTACTGAAATAGTTGGTGAGAGTTCAGCAGGCAAGACACAAATTTGCATGCAGCTGTCCCTGTCTGTACAGTTCCCATGTAGCTATGGTGGACAAGATGCAG GAGCTGTGTATATTTGTACAGAGGATACTTTTCCAAATAAACGATTACAAGAATTGATTGCCTTTCAATCCATGTTAAGAACTGACGTGCCGCCCGATGTTGTCAACAATATTAAGTTTGGTAACAACATTTTTATTGAACATGTTGCAGATGTG GAGTCCTTAAATCACTGCATTAGCAAAAGACTACCAATCTTACTGTCACGAGGCTTGATACGCCTAGTGGTGATTGATTCAATTGCAGCtttattcagatgtgaatttggaGTCAGCGATTCGATTGCCAAGGCCAAATATCTTCAGAAAATTGGAGCCATGCTCCACCACCTCAGCCATCAGTTCAGTAGTCCTGTCATCTGCATCAATCAG ATTGCAGACGTGGTAAATGACTCTCATTTGGCTCAGGGTAATTTTGG CTTATTAGATAAAAAAGTGCTACCAGCTCTGGGTGTGACTTGGTCCAATCAGCTCTTGATGAGGCTAATGGTTAGTCGGACACAACTCTGTGTTGAAGGCAAATTTCCTGACAACAAAGCCTGTATCTTGAATTCTGGGACTGTCCTACGCAGAATGGAAATCATTTTTGCACCTCATCTTCCTCAATCGTTCTGCAACTATATAATCTGCAAGGAAGGGGTAAGGGGAATAAGGAAAATAGGACTATAA
- the xrcc3 gene encoding DNA repair protein XRCC3 isoform X1, whose translation MLGEPAMDWSHLDLNPKVVAAVKRANIQTMKEILCLSGPDLQRLTKLSSSDVQYLHKTVAATIKSDPVVTALQIFNGECPFPTQKRKLSMGCPVMDSLLGGGIPLMGITEIVGESSAGKTQICMQLSLSVQFPCSYGGQDAGAVYICTEDTFPNKRLQELIAFQSMLRTDVPPDVVNNIKFGNNIFIEHVADVESLNHCISKRLPILLSRGLIRLVVIDSIAALFRCEFGVSDSIAKAKYLQKIGAMLHHLSHQFSSPVICINQIADVVNDSHLAQGNFGLLDKKVLPALGVTWSNQLLMRLMVSRTQLCVEGKFPDNKACILNSGTVLRRMEIIFAPHLPQSFCNYIICKEGVRGIRKIGL comes from the exons ATGCTGGGGGAGCCCGCGATGGACTGGAGTCACTTAGATCTGAATCCTAAAGTGGTGGCTGCCGTTAAGCGAG CAAACATCCAAACAATGAAAGAAATCTTATGTCTTTCGGGACCAGATCTGCAGAGACTCACTAAGTTGTCCAGTTCTGATGTGCAATATTTGCATAAAACTGTCGCAGCAACAATAAAGAGTGATCCTGTGGTAACAG CCCTGCAAATATTCAATGGAGAATGTCCTTTTCCAACCCAGAAGCGAAAACTTAGCATGGGTTGTCCAGTCATGGACTCACTACTTGGAGGTGGAATCCCATTAATGGGAATTACTGAAATAGTTGGTGAGAGTTCAGCAGGCAAGACACAAATTTGCATGCAGCTGTCCCTGTCTGTACAGTTCCCATGTAGCTATGGTGGACAAGATGCAG GAGCTGTGTATATTTGTACAGAGGATACTTTTCCAAATAAACGATTACAAGAATTGATTGCCTTTCAATCCATGTTAAGAACTGACGTGCCGCCCGATGTTGTCAACAATATTAAGTTTGGTAACAACATTTTTATTGAACATGTTGCAGATGTG GAGTCCTTAAATCACTGCATTAGCAAAAGACTACCAATCTTACTGTCACGAGGCTTGATACGCCTAGTGGTGATTGATTCAATTGCAGCtttattcagatgtgaatttggaGTCAGCGATTCGATTGCCAAGGCCAAATATCTTCAGAAAATTGGAGCCATGCTCCACCACCTCAGCCATCAGTTCAGTAGTCCTGTCATCTGCATCAATCAG ATTGCAGACGTGGTAAATGACTCTCATTTGGCTCAGGGTAATTTTGG CTTATTAGATAAAAAAGTGCTACCAGCTCTGGGTGTGACTTGGTCCAATCAGCTCTTGATGAGGCTAATGGTTAGTCGGACACAACTCTGTGTTGAAGGCAAATTTCCTGACAACAAAGCCTGTATCTTGAATTCTGGGACTGTCCTACGCAGAATGGAAATCATTTTTGCACCTCATCTTCCTCAATCGTTCTGCAACTATATAATCTGCAAGGAAGGGGTAAGGGGAATAAGGAAAATAGGACTATAA